From Actinomyces procaprae:
TTGAAGGCACCTGCCCCGACAAGCACGAAGGACCCCATAACGACCGACCTCGGTATGTAAGATCAACCGACCTCGGTACGTAAGATCAACCGACCTCGGTACGTAAGATCAACCGACCTCGGTACGTAAGATCAACCGACCTCGGCAGACTACTCTGCGACGTGACGCCCCCGGCGGCGGCGTCCACCCCCGGGCAGCGCGTCCCGGTGCACGTACCCGTACAGCCCCAGGGTGGCGTACACCGCAAGCAGGCCAACCGGCGGCCCGCCGGCGGCAACCACCGCCAGGAACACTGCACACACCAGCAGCTCGGTGAGGGTGTCCGCAAGAATCGGCACCCTGATGAGGCGGTTGATCAAGACCTCGGAGGCGATCGAGCGGGCCGCGGAGACCACCGCGATCAGGAAGACGGCGGCCGTCGCCGAGCCCCACAGATACACCGTCCACCAGGTTCCCGCGACCGCCAGGCCCAGGCAGACCACGTTGATCAGTGCCATCAACCGCTCCCGCCGCATGACCTTCAAGAACACCACCGACAGCCCGCGGCTCTTGGTCTCGTACACGCTCAGGGGGAACAGCAGCGCCAGGAAGAAGATCGCCTGCGCGTAGTTGGGCAGCCACGCCCGCAGCAGCCAGGCAAGGGGGAAGTACAGGCCCAGCATCAGCACCAGCGGCGTCACGAACCGCGAGCGCAGTGCGGCATAGGCGTCGGCGTAGTGCGCACGATCCAGGTTGCTCAGCTGCGGGTACACGGAGATGGACACCGAGTTGACCAGCACCATGAACATGGTGGTGAACTGAAAGGCCAGGGACACCTGCGCGAACATCTCGATGCCCCAGTGATCCTCCACCGCCCAGCGCACCACGAAGGTGATCAGCGCCGCAGCCAGGTTGGACACCAGCACGAACATGCCCGCCCCGCAGTCGGCGAAGAACTCGCGGGTGGCCTGCCAGCTCAGGTCCGGGCGGGCCAGGAACACCCCGCGGGCGATCAGCACTGCGATGACCAGCCCCAGTGCCTTGCCCAGCGCGTCGAAGACGATGAACACAATCACCTCGCGCACCCCCAGCAGCAGTGCGCCGCCGACGCCGACGAAGGTCACCATCCGCTCCACCACGGTCCCCAGGGCGAAGGCCCGTGCCCTGCCGGCGATCTGCAGGATCACCGTGACCAGCGTGCGCGGCACGTAGAACAGCGCACCCGCGCCCGCCAGCACCAGGATCAGTCCCCGCTGCTGCTCCGGCGCGGACGCGTACACCCATGCCACCAGGCCCACGCAGGCCGCCAGATCCAGCAGGAACAGCCGGATCAGGCCGGCCGACAGGCGGGAACCGGGCATGTCCGCCCAGCGGCGTCCGCCCAGGCGCAGGTAGACGCCGTCCGTATAGCCGAAGGTCACATAGCCGAAGTACATGACGTACAGCTGGTAGAGCTGCCACAGCCCGTAGTCGGCCACGGAGATGATGCGTGGCAGCACGAGCGTCAGCAGCGCCGCCGAGAGCATGTACAGGACGTTGCCGACCAGCACCCAGGGCAGGCCCCGGGTCAGACTGCGGCCGGTCGGGGAGGCGGTGGACACAGAGATTCTCCTCACGTGTCATCGCTGCAGGGCGCAGACGGGTTCAGGGCGCCAGTCTGCGATGACCTCCCCCATGCTGGCCCGTGTGCACCGCGTCCGTCAAACGATTGGCGTTTGACCCCCACCGCATTTACGTCTTAAATGTTAACGGCCCTCGTTTCGCTTCCCTGACGTCGACGCTGTGCCGGACTCACCTCGCTACGCAGGATCGACGTTGCCGCAGTCACGAGGGTGCCGCCCTGAGCCCTGGGTCGGTCTACCGCCAAGAGGTATGTGACCAATCATGCGACCGAATACTGCATCCCCTGAACGCCAACCGCTGTTACTACCCGTCATCGACACCCTGTTCTGGCTTCTGGCCGCCTTCGTCGCCTGCCGATTGCACGGCGACGCCTTCGCCTCCCCCGCCGCTCTCACGCTGCTGGCCGCCGCGGCCATCGCCGGCGTCGTGAGCCTGGCCCTGGGATACCTGTGGCTGCTGACCTACCGACGCCGTTACCCGGCCGGTTCCTTCGAGGAGGCCACCGCCGTCGCCGCCCAGTTCGGCGTCGCCGCCCTGGTCATGCTGGTCCTCTCCGCGGGGTGGGCGGCCGCCACCGGCACCCCGCTGCGCACGCTCACGCTGGCGGCGACCTTCGCACTGGCGCTGCTGGCCTCGCTCACGGTGCGTTTCGCCATGCGGCTGGTGACTACCTACCAGGCCTCCCAGTACTACCAGCGCGTGGCCCGCGATCAGGCACCGATCGTCGTCGTAGGCGCGGGCCGGGTCGGCGAGCAGATCATTCACCTGACCAAGTTCGACGCCGCTTCCCCCTTCACCCCGGTGGGCCTGGTCGACGATGACCCCGCCAAGCGCAACCTGCGGATCCTGGGTGTGCCTGTGCGCGGCACCGTGGACGACCTCATCGGCGTCTGCTCCGAGCTGTCCGCCGCCACGGTGGTGATCGCGGTCGCCGACTTCCCCGCCGACCGCCTCAAGCAGGTCACTACCGGGTGCGCGGAGCACGGCATCCGCGTGATGACGATCGTTCCGGTCCGGCAGCTGACCAACCGCGCCCTGCAGATCTCCGACATCCGGGAGATTGACCTGGCGGAGGTGCTTGGCCGCCGCGAGATCCACACCGACGTGTCCCAGATCGCCGGCTACCTGTCCGGCCGCACCGTCCTGGTTACCGGGGCCGGCGGTTCCATCGGCTCCGAGATCGCACGCCAGATCCACGGCTTCGGCCCCAAGGAACTGGTGCTGCTGGACCGGGACGAGTCGGCCCTGCACTCGGTGCAGCTCGACATCTACGGCAAGGGTCTGCTCGACACCCGCGACATGGTCCTGTGCGACATCCGCGACCGGGAGGCGCTTGAGGCCGTGTTCGCCGAGCACCGCCCGCAGGTGGTGTTCCACGCCGCTGCCCTCAAGCACCTGCCGATGCTGGAGATGTACCCGGAGGAGGGCTGGAAGACCAATGTGCTGGGCTCGCGCAACGTGATCGAGCTGGCGCTCAAGTACGACGTTGAGACCCTGGTCAACATCTCCACCGACAAGGCGGCCGACCCCACCTCGGTGCTGGGACGCACCAAGCTGCTCGCCGAGCGCATGACTACGGCGACGGCACTGGGATGCGGCCGGCGCTTCGTGTCGGTGCGCTTCGGGAATGTGCTGGGCTCGCGCGGCTCCATGCTGTGGACCTTCAAGCGCCAGATCGAGGAGGGTGGGCCGATCACCGTCACCCACCCCGACGTGGAGCGCTTCTTCATGACCATCCCGGAGGCGTGCCAGCTGGTGCTGCAGGCGGGATCCTTCGGTCGCCCCGGTGACACGATGGTGCTTGACATGGGTGAGCCCGTGAAGATCGTCGACGTCGCCCGCCGGCTGATTGCGCAGTCGGGCAAGGACGTCCGCATCGAGTTCACCGGGCTGCGCCCGGGCGAGAAGCTCTCCGAGGACCTGGTTGCCCACTCCGAGCACGGTGAGCGCCCCTTCCACCCGCTCGTCAGTCACGTGCGCGTGCAGGAGGAGGACCCGCAGGCGGTGGCTGAGCTGCACGCCTGGGCGGTGGGCGAGGACCCGCTGGACGGAGCGTCGCAGGCCGTGACCGAGGAGGCCGTCACCGCGGCCGACCTGCGGGTCCCCGACTCCGCGGAGGCACTGCGATGATTCCCTTCTCCCCGCCTACTCTGACCGAGGAAGACATCGACGCCGTCGTGGAAGTGCTGCGCTCGGGCTGGATCACCTCCGGCCCCGTGGGCCGCCGCTTCGAGCAGCGCATCGCGCAGGTGAGTGGCACCAGTGGTGCGGTGGCGCTCAGTTCCGCCACGGCGGCCCTGGAGCTGGCGCTGCGCGTGGCCGGGGCCGGGCCGGGTGACGAGGTGGTGGTGCCCGCTTACACCTACACCGCCTCCGCCTCGGTGGTTGACCACGTCGGCGCGAAGATCGTCATGGTCGATTCCGAGCCCGGCTCCCCGTTCCCCGGCGTGGAGCGCATTGCCGCCGCCGTCACCGAGCGCACCCGCGCGGTGATCACTGTCGACCTGGCCGGTATCCCCTTCGACTCCCGGCCGCTGGCCGAGCTGCTGGCCGGACGCGGGCGCACAGACACCGGGCTGGGTGCCGCGCTGGGACGGCCGGTGATCATCTCCGACTCCGCGCACTCGCTGGGCGCCTCGCTGGACTCACATCCTGCCGGGTCGCTGGCGGACCTGACCGCCTTCTCATTCCACGCCGTCAAGAACCTGACGACGGCGGAGGGCGGGGCGCTCACCTGGCGCTCCGGCCTGCCCACCGACCAGGAGGCACTGGAGCGCTGGGTGCGCACCTATTCGCTGCACGGGCAGACCAAGGACGCGCTGGCCAAGTCGCGGGGCGCCTCCTGGGAGTACGACGTGATCGCCCCCGCCTACAAGTGCAACCTCCCGGACACGCTGGCGGCTCTGGGGCTGTCGCAGCTGGACCGGTACGACCACTCCCTGGAGCGTCGGCGTGAGCTGCTCACCCGCTACGCCGAGGGACTGGCCGGCACCGGGGTGACGCTGCTGGACCACGGCGGCGACGGCGTCATCTCCAGCGGCCACCTGGCGATCGCCACACTGCCGGTGCCCGGAGTCGCCGAGCGCAACCAGGTGATCCAGGACCTGTACGAGGCCGGGGTGTCCGCCAACGTCCACTACAAGCCGCTGCCGCTTTTGACCGCCTACCGCGATCTCGGCTTCGACATCGCCGACTTCCCGAACGCCTTCGCCTTCTACTCCACGGAGCTGACGCTGCCTCTGCACCTGGCGCTCAGCGACGCGGACGCGGAGCAGGTGTGCACCGTGCTCACCGCCGCGCTGCGGCAGCGCTCGGCGCAGGGAACGGTGTCCGCCGCCTGACTCCGCCCACAACCGACCTGAACAGACCTACGCAAAGGATCTAAAGCAATGCAGGAACTCATGACCCTCGTGCGCCGGGGCCTGGTATGGATCATTGTCCTCGGAATCGTCGGCGGTGTGGCCGGGGGCGTGGCCGCTGCGGCGGCCGACCCCGTCTACACCGCCAGCTCGATCGCCTACGTGCAGGTCAAGGTCGACCCCGAGGAGGGTATGAGCGGGTACTCCTACGCCTCCTCCGTGGCCGACTCCGCCACCGACGGCTACCTGCCGGTGCTCACCTCACCGGCCGTTGCCCAGGAGGTCATCGAGGAGCTCGGCCTGACCCAGACGCCGACCGAGGTGGCGGCCTGGATCTCCGCAACCCGTGTCACCGAGTCCCCGGCCATCAGCATTCAGGTGTCAGCGCCCTCCAAGGACGTGGCGGCTGCCGTGGCCGACTCCGTCGTCGCCCATGCCTCCGACGACCTGGGGGCCCTGGCCGGAGACGACTACCCAGTGAGCCTGGCGCTGCTCAGCCCCGCACAGGTCGCGGCTGTTACGCAGGCGCCCTCCGTTACGCGTTACGCCGCGGCTGGAGTCGCGGGTGGCGTGATCCTCGGCATCATCGTGGCCTTCATGCTCGCCACGGCCCGGCCCGCACGCTCGCAGGTGGCACAGCCGACCGCCCGCGGCGGCCGCGCCGCCACCCCGGCTCCCGCGCCCGACGACGAGGCGCGGTAGCGGGCACGTCCAACGGCGCCCCTCGCGCTCTGCGGGTCACCGCTCGAGCTCCGTGCGGATGGTCAGGACTTGGACGGAGAGGGCTCGTAGAGGCGTTCATCACCGCCGGATGCGGGTGCGGTCGCCTCGGCCAGCATTAGCCAGGCCGAGGCGAGCCGCGCCGCATCCGGCGCGACCATTACACGCAGACCCGTCGCCACGGCCTCTTCGTGTACCTCCCCCGGGTGCGCCTGGTCCAGCAGGAGCACCGGGGCGGGGCGCCCCGGCGGGGCGTCGGCCTCGTGCCCGGTGAGCAGCCCCGGCGGGACGCCGTCGGCGTCGGCGATGAGAACTACAGTGTCCGCCCACCGGTCCACCCACCAGTCCGCATCCGGGGCGGGCATCCGCACTCGCACGTCCATGCCCAGCCGCCGTAGCAGCGCGGCCGCCTCCATGACCATGGCGCGCATGCGCGTCGGCGCCTCCTCGCCCCCCGGCCACAGCACGTTGAAGGTGGATCGTGCACCACCGGCCGCGCGGGTCCCGGCGGAGTCACGCCGAGGGCACGCGCTCCGCGTCTCGCTCATGGGCCGCTCCCCCATCATTCAGGTACTCATGCGCTACGGCAGCGGCGATCGTGCTGCTGCGGCGCTCCATGCTGCCACCGGTTCCCGAAGCAGCGAGCCCGACGTCGCCGTCGTCGCCCAGCTGAGGTGGTCTTGCATCCGGCTCGCAACCCAGGAGCATGCCCAGGTTGTCCACCTCACATGCGATGAGACGGCGCCGGGAGAAGCAGGCCCGTCCCGCCGTGACAGAATCGGGGCCATGTCTGAGTCCGCCGCCGAATCCGCTGCGCCAACACCTGCCGCCCCGGCACGGGGCCGCTTCCTGCCCTCCGAGCTCCACTCCCCCCGCGTGCCCGACAAGGTCAGCACCGACGGCCTGGAGGAGACCTGGAAGGAGCGCTGGGAGCAGGACGGCATCTACGCCTTCGACCGCAGCGCGCAGCGCCATGAGGTCTTCTCCATCGACACCCCGCCGCCGACCGTGTCAGGCTCCCTGCACGTGGGGCACGTGTTCTCCTACACCCATACCGACACGCTGGCGCGCTTTCACCGCATGCGCGGCAAGGCCGTGTTCTACCCCATGGGCTGGGACGACAACGGCCTGCCCACCGAGCGGCGAGTGCAGAACTACTTCGGGGTGCGCTGCGACCCCTCGCTGCCCTACGACCCGGACTTCACTCCCCCGCACACCGGCGGTGAGGGCAAGTCCATCAAGGCCCGCGACCAGGTGCCGATCTCACGCCGCAACTTCGTGGAGCTGTGCGAGCGCCTGACCGCCCTGGACGAGGCGCAGTTCGAGGCCCTGTGGCGCCACCTGGGGCTGAGCGTGGACTGGCGGCAGACCTACCAGACCATCGGCACGCGCGCACGCCAGGTCGCCCAGACGGCGTTCCTGCGCAACCTGGCACGCGGCGAGGCCTACCAGGCGCAGGCCCCCGGCCTGTGGGACGTCACCTTCGGCACCGCCGTCGCCCAGGCGGAGATCGAGTCGCGCGAGTACCCGGGCTTCTACCACCGCCTGGCCTTCCACGTCGTCGACCCCCAGGCGGCTGCCACCGCGGCCGCAGCGGGCGCGCCCATCGAAACCGGCCCGGGGGGCACCGCCGACGTGTGCATCGAGACCACCCGGCCGGAGCTGCTGGCGGCCTGCGTGGCCCTGGTGGCCCACCCCGACGACGAGCGCTACCAGCCCCTGTTCGGTACCACCGTGGCCTCCCCCGTCTTCGGGGTGGAGGTTCCCGTCCTGCCGCACCCCGAGGCGGAGATGGACAAGGGCGCCGGCATCGCCATGTGCTGCACCTTCGGCGACACCACCGACATCGACTGGTGGCGCGACCTGAACCTGCCGCTGCGCGCCATCCTGCGCAAGGACGGGCGCATCGAGACCGAGACGCCCGCGTGGATCACCACCGAGGCGGGTCGGCGGGCCTATGCGGACATGGCGGGCAAGACCACCTACTCCGCCCGCCAGGTGATGGTGGAGGCGCTGACCGCCTCCGGCGAGATGCGCGGGGAGCCCACCAAGACGGTGCGGCAGACGAACTTCTTCGAGAAGGGCGACAAGCCGCTGGAGATCGTCACCTCGCGCCAGTGGTACATCCGCAACGGCGGCAAGGCCTGGACCAACCCGGCCTCCGGCAAGGACTTGGCCGACGAGCTGCTCGAGCGCGGCAAGGAGCTGAGTTTCTTCCCCGACTTCATGCGGGTGCGCTACGAGAACTGGGTGGGGGGCCTGAACAACGACTGGCTGATCTCCCGCCAGCGCTTCTTCGGCGTACCCTTCCCGCTGTGGTACCGGGTGGGTGAGGACGGCGAGGTGGACTACGACGCCGTCATCACCCCCGAGGAGTCCGCCCTGCCGGTGGACCCCTCCACCGACGTGCCCGTCGGCTACACCGAGGAGCAGCGGGGCAAGCCCGGCGGCTTCGTCGGCGAGCTGGACATCATGGACACCTGGGCCACCTCCTCCCTGTCGCCGCAGCTGGCATCGGGCTGGCTGACCGACGAGGACCTGTTCGGCCGTGTCTACCCAATGGACCTGCGCCCCCAGGGGCAGGACATCATCCGCACCTGGCTGTTCACCTCCGTGGTCCGCGCGAACCTGGAGTTCGGCGCCCTGCCGTGGGCGAACGCGGGACTGTCGGGCTGGATCCTGGACTCCGACCACAAGAAGATGTCCAAGTCCAAGGGCAATGTGGTCACCCCCATGGGACTGCTGGAGAAGTACGGCTCCGACGCCGTGCGCTACTGGGCGGCCTCCGCTCGCCTGGGCCTGGACGCCGCCTTCGAGGAGACGCAGATCAAGATCGGTCGCCGCCTGGCCATCAAGCTGCTCAACGCCTCCAAGTTCGCGCTGTCCATGGGCATCCCGTGGGACGCCGATGCGGCCACCAAGGCGGCGGCGCCGGCTCCGAGCCTGGACGCCGCGCAGGTCACCGAACCCATTGACCGGGCCGTACTTGCGGCCCTGGCGGATGTGGTCGACGCGGCCACCGCCGCCTTCGAGGGCTTCGAGCACTCCCGCGCGCTGGAGGCGACCGAGTCGCTGTTCTGGACCTTCTGCGACGACTACATCGAGCTGGTCAAGGACCGCGCCAACGACGCGGGCGCCAACCACGACCCGGCCGCGGTGCGCAGCGCCCGCACCTCCCTGGCCATCGCCGTGGACACCTTCGTGCGCCTGTTCGCCCCGTTCCTGCCCTTCGCCGCCGAGGAGGTGTGGAGCTGGTACCGCACCGGCTCGGTGCACCGGGCGTCCTGGCCCGTGGCGGAACCGCTGCGTGAGGCGGCCGGCGATGCCGACGCCGAGCTCGTGGCCCGTGCGGGCGCCGCCCTGGCGGCTCTGCGCAAGGTCAAGTCCGAGGCCAAGACCAGCCAGAAGACCCCGATCCTGGCGGTGACGCTGGCGGTTTCGGAACAGGCCGCTCCCGCCGTCGAGCTGGTGCGCGCCGACCTGGTGGAGGCCGCCAAGGTGACCGGCGAGCTCACGCTCGCCCCGTCCGCGGATGCCGCCGATGCCCCGGCGGTGCAGGTGGTCGAGGTAGAGCTCGGCGAGCCCCCGGCCAAGCCCGCCAAGCGGGGCTGACAAGCAGGTCGACCACCGCGGGCCGCTGGAGCGGCCCAGCCAGACACAAGGCACAGCCCGGCCCGCCGTGCACGGTTGCCCCCGCGCCCGGCGGGTCGGTGTGTGCGCTCGGCCCCGGCGACGCCTCCGGCGCTTGCTCCCCGCGCCCGGCGGGCCGGCGTCCGCTTCACACCAGCTGCCACACCCCGGCCGCGAATTCCTGGCTCCTCCGGTTTGAGAGCGTGGTGTCCGGCCGAGGCGACGAGGTCGTTCTCGGGTTGGTTGGGTCGTCCTCGGGCCGGCGGGAAGGTTGTGGATGAGGATCATCTGCGACGCCACCTCCCCGTCTGCAACGCCACTTCGGGGTTAACAACGCCAGTTAACCGTCTGCTGCAGGCCCCAGAGGTATACAGCAGACCGTTAAGTAGCGTTGTTAACGTCCAACCGGCGCAGCAGACACCCCAGCACACCCCCATAGCCACCACACCCCACGCCGGAAGCACCGCAACAGGCCCTCGGCCTGAACCGCACCTGACCTGCGGGATCGGGAACCGGCCACGCGGTATGGTGAGGGAAACATCACCAGGACCGGAACGCGCGAGCACAGCTCCGCACCATCGCGCAACGCCGGTCGAGGAAGAAGAGGATCATGACCTCAGGCTCAGCGGATTCTGGATCTGCCGCACCGGAGGCGGCCGCCGCGGCCGACTCCCCCGGCACTCCGACGGCGGGCGCCCTCCAGTGGCAGGCCCCCACCCTCATTCGCATTGATGAGCGCACCACGATTCCCTCGTTGCTGCAGGCCAGGGTGCGGCGCTCCGCCGCGCGCCCGCTGATCGCCCGCAAGCAGGAGTTCGGCGAGGCCTGGCAGACCGTCACCGCGCAAGAGTTCTATGACGATGTGTGCTCGGTTGCCGCCGGCCTGATCGGCAAGGGGCTTCAGCCGGGCGCACGGGTGGCGATCATGTCACGCACCCGCTACGAGTGGACGCTGCTGGACTTCGCCTGCTGGGCGGCGGCGCTCGTGCCCGTACCCATCTACGAGACCAGCTCCGCGGAGCAGATCGCCTACGTGCTGGCCGATTCCAAGGCCCGCTTGGTGGTCACGGAGTCCATCACCACCGCGGAGCTGGTGCGTGCCGCCGCGGCCTCACTGGATCGGCCCGAGCCCGAGGTGCTGTCGCTGGACACCGGCGCCCTGCACGCGATCACCGAGGCCGGACGCGGAGTGACCGCCGAGCAGGTGGCCGTGCGCACGGCCTCCCTGACCACCGCATCGACCTCCACCATCGTGTACACCTCCGGCACCACCGGCTCCCCCAAGGGCACGGTGCTGTCCCACGGGAACTTCACCGACCTGTGCTCGAACGCGCACCTGTGGATGCCGGAGATCGCCATGGGACGCGACTCGCGGCTGCTGCTGTTCCTGCCCCTGGCACATGTCTTCGCCCGCTTCCTGGAGGTCTTCCAGATCTCCGGGGAGGGCATCATCGGGCACGTGCCCGACACCAAGAACCTGCTGTCGGACCTGGCCTCGTTCCGCCCCTCCTACCTGCTGGTGGTGCCCCGGGTCCTGGAGAAGATCTACAACTCCGCCGATGCGCGGGCGGGCAATGGCGGAGCGCGGCGGCTCTTCCGCTGGGCGGCGCGGGTCGCCGTCGACTACTCCCGGGCGCAGGACACCCCGGCTGGGCCGTCCCGTGCCCTGCGCGCGCAGCGGGCTGTGGCCGACCGGCTGGTCTACCGGCGGATCCGCGCCCTGGTGGGTGACAACGCCGACTGGATCATCTCCGGCGGGGCGCCGCTGTCGCCACGCCTGGCCCACTTCTACCGGGGCCTGGGTATTCCAGTGCTGGAGGGCTACGGGCTTACCGAGACAGTCGGCCCGATCTCGGTGAACACGCCACGGCTGACGAAGATCGGCACCGTCGGACCGCCACTGCCGCCGATGGCGGTGCGGATCTCCGCCGACGGAGAGATCATGCTCAAGGGGCCGTCCGTGTTCCAGGGCTACCATGACGACCCTGCCGCGACGGCGGCCGCCTTCACCGATGACGGCTGGTTCCGCACCGGCGACCTGGGCTCACTGGACCGGGACGGCTACGTCACCATCACCGGCCGCGCCAAGGACGTGATCGTCACCGCCGGTGGCAAGAATGTCTCCCCCGCCCCGCTGGAGGACTCGCTGCGCGGCCACCCGCTGATCAGCCAGGTGGTGGTAGTCGGTGAGCAGCGCCCGTTCGTGTCCGCCCTGATCACGCTCGACGCCGAGATGCTGCCGTCCTGGCTGCGCGCCCACGGCCTGGGGCCCATGACCGTGTCCGAGGCCGCCTCGGACCCGCAGGTCCTGGCGGCCTTGGACCGAGCCGTTCAGCGCGCCAACACGCACGTGTCCCGGGCCGAGTCGATCCGCAAGATCCGGGTGCTCAAGGTCGACTTCACGGAGGCCAACGGCCTGCTGACCCCATCGCTGAAGGTACGGCGCGGGGTGGCGCTGGAGCGCTTCGCGGCGGACATCGATGACCTGTACGGCGGGCCCACCGGAGTGCAGTCATGACATACCCGTGAACCGTCCGGGCGCGGCGCCGGAGCGCACGTCGGCGGCGAGTGCCCCACCCCCAACCTGCCGGTTGGAGGATTTCTCCAACACCCATTGCCGGTTTCGTCGCTCCGATCCGCGCCCAACCGACCCACTACCTGAAAGAATGATGCAGTGGCCCAACAGTCTTCCGCACCCATGTCCATAGGCATCCCCTCCGAGGCGGGCAGTCCCGCCGTCGTCGACGGCGCCGCCGTCAGCCCCCTGGTCAGGGAGCCGGAGTCGGACTGGACCGTCCCCTGGCTGCTGGCCGACCGCATCTCCCGCTTGCCCGACGCCACCCTGATCGAGCGCAAGACTCAGCTGGGGAACTCATGGGTGAAGGTGACCGCGCGCGCCTTCGGGGACGACGTCGTCCGGGTCGCCTCCGGTCTGATCGGGCTGGGGCTCCAGGTCGGCCAGTCGGTGGGCATCATGGCGCACACCTCTTACGAGTGGACGCTGCTGGACATGGCCATCGCCCGCGCGGGACTGGTGTCCGTACCCATCTATGAGACGGACTCCGCCGAGCAGGTGGAGTGGATTCTGACCGACGCCGACGTCCGGCTCGTGGTTACCGAGAGCGCCGTCCTGGCTGAGCTCGTGAGAGGTGCGGCCGAGCGCGTGGCCGCCGCCTCCCAGGCGCCCGCCGTGAAGGTGCTCTCCCTGGACCATGACGCCATCGCCGTGATCAGTGAGGCGGGCCGGGATGTGAGCCGGGACGAGCTCGAGGCCCGCTCCGCCTCCCTGACCTGCGATGACGTGTACTCCATCATCTACACCTCCGGCACCACCGGTCGTCCCAAGGGCGTGGAGATCACCCACCGGCAGGCCGCCGGCCTGGGGTGGAACGGGGTGCGCTGGATCCCGGAGCTGCTCAACTCCCCCGACACCCGGCTGCTACTGTTCCTGCCCTTGGCGCACGCCTACGCCCGCTTCCTGCAGCTGCTGGCGATTGCCGGCAACGGCGTGCTCGGCCACACTCCCAACGTCAAGACGCTGCTACCGGATCTGAAGGGCTTCGCGCCCTCCTACGTGCTGGCGGTGCCCCGCGTGCTGGAGAAGATCTACAACGCCGCCGACGCCAAGGCCGGCTCCGGCGCCAAGCTGCGGACCTTCCGCTGGGCGGCGAAGGTGGCGATCTCCTACTCCCGGGCCCTGGATACCCCGGAGGGACCCTCCCGGCAGCTGCGGGCCGCCCACGCGCTGGCCGACCGCCTGGTCTACCGCACGATCCGCTCGCTGCTGGGCCCCAACGCCCGCTACGCGATCTCCGGCGGGGGGCCACTCGGTGAGCGGCTCGGCCACTTCTACCGGGGCATCGGCCTGGTCATCCTGGAGGGCTACGGGCTCACCGAGACCATCGGCCCCACCGCCGTCAACCTGGACATCCTCAACAAGATCGGCACCGTGGGCCCGCCCGTGTGCGGCAACCGGGTGCGGGTCGGGGAGGACGGCGAGCTGGAGGTCACCGGCCTGGGCGTGTTTACGCGCTATCACAACAACCCCGAGGCCACCGCGGAGGCCTTCACCCCCGACGGCTGGTTCCGCACCGGTGACATCGGCTCCGTGGATGCCGACGGCTGGGTGCGGATCACGGGGCGTAAGAAGGAGCTGATCGTCACCGCCGGCGGCAAGAACGTGGCCCCCAACATCCTGGAGGACCGGCTGCGCGGGCACCCGCTGGTCAGCCAGGTGCTGGTGATCGGCGACGGCGAGCCCTTCATCTCCGCCCTGGTCACCCTGGACAAGGAGATGCTCCCCCAGTGGCTGGCCAACCACAACCTGCCAGAGATGGACGTCATCGAGGCCTCCACCCACCCACAGGTGCTGGCCGCCCTGGACCGGGCGGTGGCACGCACCAACCGGGCGGTGTCCCGCGCGGAGTCGATCCGCACCTACCGTGTGCTCACCTCCGA
This genomic window contains:
- the valS gene encoding valine--tRNA ligase, producing MSESAAESAAPTPAAPARGRFLPSELHSPRVPDKVSTDGLEETWKERWEQDGIYAFDRSAQRHEVFSIDTPPPTVSGSLHVGHVFSYTHTDTLARFHRMRGKAVFYPMGWDDNGLPTERRVQNYFGVRCDPSLPYDPDFTPPHTGGEGKSIKARDQVPISRRNFVELCERLTALDEAQFEALWRHLGLSVDWRQTYQTIGTRARQVAQTAFLRNLARGEAYQAQAPGLWDVTFGTAVAQAEIESREYPGFYHRLAFHVVDPQAAATAAAAGAPIETGPGGTADVCIETTRPELLAACVALVAHPDDERYQPLFGTTVASPVFGVEVPVLPHPEAEMDKGAGIAMCCTFGDTTDIDWWRDLNLPLRAILRKDGRIETETPAWITTEAGRRAYADMAGKTTYSARQVMVEALTASGEMRGEPTKTVRQTNFFEKGDKPLEIVTSRQWYIRNGGKAWTNPASGKDLADELLERGKELSFFPDFMRVRYENWVGGLNNDWLISRQRFFGVPFPLWYRVGEDGEVDYDAVITPEESALPVDPSTDVPVGYTEEQRGKPGGFVGELDIMDTWATSSLSPQLASGWLTDEDLFGRVYPMDLRPQGQDIIRTWLFTSVVRANLEFGALPWANAGLSGWILDSDHKKMSKSKGNVVTPMGLLEKYGSDAVRYWAASARLGLDAAFEETQIKIGRRLAIKLLNASKFALSMGIPWDADAATKAAAPAPSLDAAQVTEPIDRAVLAALADVVDAATAAFEGFEHSRALEATESLFWTFCDDYIELVKDRANDAGANHDPAAVRSARTSLAIAVDTFVRLFAPFLPFAAEEVWSWYRTGSVHRASWPVAEPLREAAGDADAELVARAGAALAALRKVKSEAKTSQKTPILAVTLAVSEQAAPAVELVRADLVEAAKVTGELTLAPSADAADAPAVQVVEVELGEPPAKPAKRG
- a CDS encoding AMP-dependent synthetase/ligase, giving the protein MTSGSADSGSAAPEAAAAADSPGTPTAGALQWQAPTLIRIDERTTIPSLLQARVRRSAARPLIARKQEFGEAWQTVTAQEFYDDVCSVAAGLIGKGLQPGARVAIMSRTRYEWTLLDFACWAAALVPVPIYETSSAEQIAYVLADSKARLVVTESITTAELVRAAAASLDRPEPEVLSLDTGALHAITEAGRGVTAEQVAVRTASLTTASTSTIVYTSGTTGSPKGTVLSHGNFTDLCSNAHLWMPEIAMGRDSRLLLFLPLAHVFARFLEVFQISGEGIIGHVPDTKNLLSDLASFRPSYLLVVPRVLEKIYNSADARAGNGGARRLFRWAARVAVDYSRAQDTPAGPSRALRAQRAVADRLVYRRIRALVGDNADWIISGGAPLSPRLAHFYRGLGIPVLEGYGLTETVGPISVNTPRLTKIGTVGPPLPPMAVRISADGEIMLKGPSVFQGYHDDPAATAAAFTDDGWFRTGDLGSLDRDGYVTITGRAKDVIVTAGGKNVSPAPLEDSLRGHPLISQVVVVGEQRPFVSALITLDAEMLPSWLRAHGLGPMTVSEAASDPQVLAALDRAVQRANTHVSRAESIRKIRVLKVDFTEANGLLTPSLKVRRGVALERFAADIDDLYGGPTGVQS
- a CDS encoding AMP-dependent synthetase/ligase codes for the protein MSIGIPSEAGSPAVVDGAAVSPLVREPESDWTVPWLLADRISRLPDATLIERKTQLGNSWVKVTARAFGDDVVRVASGLIGLGLQVGQSVGIMAHTSYEWTLLDMAIARAGLVSVPIYETDSAEQVEWILTDADVRLVVTESAVLAELVRGAAERVAAASQAPAVKVLSLDHDAIAVISEAGRDVSRDELEARSASLTCDDVYSIIYTSGTTGRPKGVEITHRQAAGLGWNGVRWIPELLNSPDTRLLLFLPLAHAYARFLQLLAIAGNGVLGHTPNVKTLLPDLKGFAPSYVLAVPRVLEKIYNAADAKAGSGAKLRTFRWAAKVAISYSRALDTPEGPSRQLRAAHALADRLVYRTIRSLLGPNARYAISGGGPLGERLGHFYRGIGLVILEGYGLTETIGPTAVNLDILNKIGTVGPPVCGNRVRVGEDGELEVTGLGVFTRYHNNPEATAEAFTPDGWFRTGDIGSVDADGWVRITGRKKELIVTAGGKNVAPNILEDRLRGHPLVSQVLVIGDGEPFISALVTLDKEMLPQWLANHNLPEMDVIEASTHPQVLAALDRAVARTNRAVSRAESIRTYRVLTSDFTEANGLLTPSLKVKRSLVMETYADTIAEIYSTTKKGPQE